The Solanum lycopersicum chromosome 9, SLM_r2.1 genome window below encodes:
- the LOC101265068 gene encoding protein NETWORKED 1D-like, with protein sequence MAALSHQDSRRMYSWWWDSHISPKNSRWLQENLTDMDVKVKGMIKLINEDADSFARRAEMYYKKRPELMKFVEEFYRAYRALAERYDHATGVIRHAHRTMTDLGLGDDSPAGSDPQTPELSPMLSLFDLEELQKDALGVAASNTHDLKSNGGFTDESHSGMKRKVFKQRNNLFGDQGRFADGRVRKGLNFSEADEKVVQTNESNSLQTRALQDSERMVESEEILKLKKALAQVEAEKEAGLIQYQQTLEKLSHLESEVSRAREDSRGFGERASKAEVEAQTLRDALSALGAEKDANLKLYQKSLEMISELENTVSHAQQNSVTVDESASKAELEAQTLREDLANVAAEKDEALKKYMQSLEMIANLENKLQCAEEDAKKLTERAETAENEIEFLKQEILKFTGEKEAAALQLQQCLETISTLEHKLSCAKEEAQRLNAEINNGVAKLEDAEERCLLLEKSNKSLHSELESLTLKMGVQNQELTEKQKELGTLWTCVQEERLRFVEAETAFQTLQHLHAKAQEEMRALAPELQNRLQVLKDLETHNQTLLGEVQKVKEENKSLGEINVSSALSMRDMQNEISSLSEAKGKLELEVELRMDQRNALQQEIYCLKEELNDHNKKLLSIVTQVQAVGLDPECFESSVKELQHEKSNLGETCERERSEKIALLEKLQVFEELLEKNSILENSLSDLSAELEAVRGSLKELEDSCQSLLQEKSALLNDKVTLTSELQVTIENLEEVSAKNTVLENSLSDAHVELQSLKVKSKSLEESCEVLVKEKADLGREKENLFSQLQAAQIALHDLVGKYSGLEQRHSTLEKENELTLRAFEELRVSLDAKNCEHESFVHTTGVRLAGMKSEIHVLQEECELRKQDFDKLLEKAIESDILNITLQTSSQDLEGKGSSLLGEYQKLFEASTFFKTLISDLKQKNVEQKMEMTSLFDQVSILRNGIFKLLKALDIVPNHACQDRKDQVHLDHIFHRVEASKESFDKTEEENHQRAIQMNVLVTLLEQIKLEVEALDAEKTIISQELNFKSEQLLALQSEAAALKEVSEELKLKIMETGHKGELLEIENCNLAKALQLAEDELKTVKGMMHQLNFQVVASKNLMSEKDAELQRMEQKLYLSETEKAVLHQILMNEVAALKEGSEELKLKIREKDHRGELLVIENCDLAKALQLTEDELKTLKSMTDQLNVQVNVGKNLLSEKDTELQGMEQKLYLTETEKAVLHQILMNEVAALKEGSEELKLIIREKDHRGELLEIENCDLAKALQLAENELKTLKSMTDQLNVQVNVGKNLLSEKDTELQGMEQKLYLTETEKAVLHQILMNEVAALKEGSEELKLIIREKDHRGELLEIENCDLAKALHLAEDELKTLKSMMDQLSLQVNVGKNLLSEKDTELQGTEQKLYLTETEKAVLHQILMNEVAALKEGSEELKLKIREKDHRGELLEIENCNLAKALQLAEDELKTVKSMTDQLNLQVNVGKNLLSEKDTELQGMEQKLYLTETEKAVLHQIFKNLSRELIGSKIIMEDQEKKILKLCADRNQLRTENMHLFEASLLLQEGLQQSRGELEKLKMQEEALHSELQKQLNETETWKLEMDVLLGELQVSMFYHILYEQKIHELAEACQSFDVQINSKDKNIKLLKEKVLTLSTENEDLNTQLAAYRPAIFSLSQCISSLEKHSYLHGKPKRPDNEDTKDIVVAHTDDSTRLKDNENAVATDAFFDLHGLEIRVRAVEKTLVEMEQLVVKENVNMHSKLQAAMLQIEELKSESSRHRRNSAPKSEIFEAENGILTKDIMLDRVSESSSYRNGRREQAESNNLVFDLWDTTSPTVSKAKLDDTPNADNDIDFHKRVISVKKKCQHSTSDVLDEKYPGEGKLNISKRSTESIQEGNKRRVLQRLDSDVQKLTNLQITVVDLKRELEITEKGKRGKAVAESDTLKGQLNEAEAAIHKLFDLTGKLMKNMEDTFGSADMKSALESEEVGNVSRRRYSEQARGISEKIGRLQLEVQKLQFVLLKLNDESKGNSSRIPETKRRVLLRDYLYGGVRKSNNKRKKAPFCACIQPPTQGD encoded by the exons ATGGCTGCTTTGTCGCATCAAGATTCTCGACGTATGTACTCATGGTGGTGGGATAGTCATATCAGCCCCAAAAACTCAAGATGGCTTCAGGAGAATCTCACAG ATATGGATGTCAAGGTTAAAGGAATGATCAAACTCATTAATGAAGATGCTGATTCTTTTGCAAGGAGAGCAGAGATGTACTATAAAAAACGTCCAGAGTTGATGAAATTTGTAGAAGAATTCTATAGAGCATACCGTGCATTGGCTGAAAGATATGATCACGCAACCGGTGTGATCCGGCACGCCCACCGGACCATGACAGATTTAGGACTTGGAGATGATTCACCTGCAGGTTCTGATCCTCAAACACCAGAGCTATCGCCAATGCTTAGTCTTTTTGACCTTGAAGAGCTGCAGAAAGATGCTCTTGGAGTCGCTGCATCTAATACTCATGATCTCAAGAGCAATGGAGGATTCACAGATGAGTCACACTCAGGgatgaaaagaaaagtattCAAGCAGCGCAATAATTTGTTTGGAGACCAGGGAAGGTTTGCTGACGGAAGGGTTAGGAAGGGTCTGAATTTTAGTGAGGCAGACGAGAAAGTAGTGCAGACCAATGAGAGCAACAGTTTGCAAACTCGAGCACTTCAAGATTCAGAGCGCATGGTTGAATCTGAGGAGATTCTGAAGTTAAAGAAAGCACTTGCCCAAGTGGAAGCTGAGAAAGAAGCAGGCCTTATCCAATACCAACAGACATTGGAGAAATTATCTCACCTGGAGTCAGAAGTGTCCCGTGCCAGAGAAGATTCCCGAGGATTTGGTGAACGAGCAAGCAAAGCTGAAGTTGAAGCCCAGACTTTAAGGGATGCACTTTCTGCATTGGGAGCTGAAAAAGATGCTAATCTTAAGTTGTATCAGAAGTCCTTAGAAATGATTTCTGAGTTGGAGAATACTGTATCCCATGCTCAACAGAACTCTGTTACAGTTGATGAAAGTGCTAGCAAGGCTGAACTTGAAGCCCAAACTTTAAGAGAAGATCTTGCAAATGTAGCAGCTGAAAAAGATGAAGCTCTTAAGAAGTACATGCAATCGCTTGAGATGATAGCAAATCTGGAGAACAAATTGCAGTGTGCTGAAGAAGATGCCAAAAAATTAACTGAGAGAGCTGAAACAGCAGAAAATGAGATTGAATTTCTCAAACAAGAAATCCTAAAATTCACTGGGGAGAAAGAAGCTGCAGCTCTGCAGCTCCAGCAATGCTTGGAAACCATCTCCACTCTAGAGCATAAGCTTTCTTGTGCCAAAGAGGAGGCCCAAAGGTTGAATGCAGAGATCAATAACGGAGTTGCCAAGTTAGAAGATGCAGAAGAGCGCTGCCTTTTGTTAGAAAAATCCAATAAATCTCTTCATTCTGAGCTGGAATCTCTGACACTGAAGATGGGTGTGCAAAATCAAGAGCTTACAGAAAAGCAGAAGGAACTGGGAACGTTGTGGACTTGTGTACAAGAAGAACGTTTGCGTTTTGTTGAGGCTGAGACTGCTTTCCAAACTCTGCAGCATCTTCATGCCAAAGCTCAGGAAGAAATGAGGGCTCTTGCTCCAGAGCTTCAGAATCGGTTACAGGTGTTGAAGGACTTAGAAACGCATAATCAAACATTGCTGGGTGAAGTCCAGAAGGTTAAAGAGGAGAACAAGAGCCTCGGTGAAATAAATGTATCTTCAGCTCTATCCATGAGGGATATGCAAAATGAGATATCCAGCTTAAGTGAAGCGAAGGGTAAACTCGAGCTAGAGGTTGAGCTTCGAATGGATCAAAGAAATGCTCTTCAGCAAGAAATCTACTGCCTTAAGGAAGAACTTAATGATCATAACAAGAAACTATTATCTATTGTGACACAGGTGCAGGCAGTGGGCCTTGATCCAGAATGCTTTGAATCATCTGTAAAGGAGCTGCAACATGAAAAGTCAAATCTTGGAGAAACCTGTGAGAGGgaaagaagtgaaaaaatagCTCTTCTGGAGAAGCTACAAGTGTTCGAAGAGCTTCTTGAGAAAAACTCCATTCTGGAAAACTCTCTGTCAGATTTGAGTGCTGAACTAGAAGCTGTGAGAGGCAGTTTAAAGGAATTAGAAGACTCTTGTCAATCTCTTCTACAGGAGAAATCTGCACTTCTGAATGACAAAGTTACTTTAACTAGTGAGCTACAGGTAACAATTGAGAATCTGGAAGAAGTCTCAGCTAAGAATACTGTTCTGGAAAATTCCCTTTCTGATGCTCATGTGGAACTTCAAAGCTTAAAGGTAAAATCAAAGAGCTTAGAGGAATCATGTGAAGTACTAGTCAAAGAGAAAGCAGATCTTGGTCGTGAAAAGGAAAATCTATTTTCTCAGTTGCAAGCTGCACAAATTGCACTGCATGATCTAGTGGGGAAGTATTCAGGACTGGAACAAAGACATTCAACCTTGGAGAAAGAGAATGAATTGACACTTCGTGCATTTGAAGAACTGAGGGTTTCTTTGGATGCAAAAAACTGTGAACATGAGAGTTTTGTCCACACGACTGGGGTACGGTTGGCTGGTATGAAATCAGAAATTCATGTTTTGCAGGAAGAATGTGAATTAAGAAAGCAAGATTTTGATAAGCTTCTAGAAAAAGCTATTGAGTCTGACATTCTCAACATCACCTTACAGACATCATCCCAAGATCTTGAAGGAAAGGGCTCTTCTTTGCTGGGTGAGTATCAGAAGCTTTTTGAAGCATctacattttttaaaactttaatttctGATTTAAAGCAGAAGAATGTTGAACAAAAAATGGAAATGACATCCTTGTTTGATCAAGTTAGTATTCTGAGAAATGGGATATTCAAGTTGCTGAAGGCTCTTGATATTGTTCCAAACCATGCATGTCAGGACAGGAAAGACCAAGTACATCTTGACCATATTTTTCATAGAGTTGAAGCTTCTAAAGAATCCTTCGACAAAACTGAGGAAGAAAATCATCAGAGGGCTATTCAGATGAATGTTCTTGTCACATTGCTGGAGCAGATAAAATTAGAGGTGGAGGCTCTTGATGCTGAAAAAACAATTATTAGCCAAGAGTTGAATTTCAAATCGGAGCAATTATTGGCATTGCAGAGTGAAGCCGCTGCACTCAAGGAGGTTAGTGAAGAactgaaattgaaaataatggAGACAGGTCATAAAGGGGAACTTCTAGAAATTGAAAATTGTAACCTGGCAAAAGCATTACAGTTGGCAGAAGATGAGTTGAAGACTGTTAAAGGTATGATGCATCAGCTCAATTTTCAAGTAGTTGCTAGCAAAAATCTGATGTCTGAAAAGGACGCTGAGCTTCAAAGAATGGAACAGAAGCTTTATCTTAGTGAAACTGAGAAAGCTGTGTTGCATCAAATTTTGATGAACGAAGTCGCTGCACTCAAAGAGGGTAGTGAAGAactgaaattgaaaataagggAGAAAGATCACAGAGGGGAACTGCTAGTAATTGAAAATTGTGACCTAGCAAAAGCATTGCAGTTGACAGAGGATGAGTTGAAGACGCTTAAAAGTATGACTGATCAGCTCAATGTTCAAGTAAACGTTGGCAAGAATCTGTTGTCTGAGAAGGACACTGAGCTTCAGGGAATGGAACAGAAGCTTTATCTTACTGAAACTGAGAAAGCTGTGTTGCATCAAATTTTGATGAATGAAGTCGCTGCACTCAAAGAGGGTAGTGAAGAACTGAAATTGATAATAAGGGAGAAAGATCACAGAGGGGAACTGCTAGAAATTGAAAACTGTGACCTAGCAAAAGCATTGCAGTTGGCAGAGAATGAGTTGAAGACTCTTAAAAGTATGACTGATCAGCTCAATGTTCAAGTAAACGTTGGCAAGAATCTGTTGTCTGAGAAGGACACTGAGCTTCAGGGAATGGAACAGAAGCTTTATCTTACTGAAACTGAGAAAGCTGTGTTGCATCAAATTTTGATGAATGAAGTCGCTGCACTCAAAGAGGGTAGTGAAGAACTGAAATTGATAATAAGGGAGAAAGATCACAGAGGAGAACTGCTAGAAATTGAAAACTGTGACCTAGCAAAAGCATTGCACTTGGCAGAGGATGAGTTGAAGACTCTTAAAAGTATGATGGATCAGCTCAGTCTTCAAGTAAATGTTGGCAAAAATCTGTTGTCTGAGAAGGACACTGAGCTTCAGGGAACGGAACAGAAGCTTTATCTTACTGAAACTGAGAAAGCTGTGTTGCATCAAATTTTGATGAATGAAGTCGCTGCACTCAAAGAGGGTAGTGAAGAactgaaattgaaaataagggAGAAAGATCACAGAGGGGAACTGCTAGAAATTGAAAATTGTAACCTGGCAAAAGCATTGCAGTTGGCAGAAGATGAGTTGAAGACTGTTAAAAGTATGACGGATCAGCTCAATCTTCAAGTAAATGTTGGCAAAAATCTGTTGTCTGAGAAGGACACTGAGCTTCAGGGAATGGAACAAAAGCTTTATCTTACTGAAACTGAGAAAGCTGTATTGCATCAAATTTTTAAGAACTTGAGCAGAGAACTTATTGGGAGTAAAATAATTATGGAGGACCAAGAAAAGAAGATCCTAAAGTTGTGTGCTGACAGAAACCAACTGCGCACAGAAAACATGCACCTCTTTGAGGCCAGTCTGCTATTGCAGGAAGGGCTTCAGCAATCGCGTGGTGAGCTTGAAAAGCTAAAGATGCAAGAGGAAGCATTGCACTCTGAGCTCCAGAAGCAATTGAATGAGACTGAGACATGGAAGTTAGAGATGGATGTGCTTTTAGGTGAGTTGCAGGTCTCGATGTTCTACCATATCCTTTACGAGCAGAAGATTCATGAGCTTGCAGAAGCATGTCAAAGCTTTGATGTCCAAATCAATTCAAAGGATAAGAACATTAAGCTTCTGAAAGAAAAAGTGCTCACTTTGAGTACTGAAAATGAAGACCTTAACACTCAGTTAGCTGCATATAGACCTGCAATCTTTTCTTTGAGCCAATGCATATCATCCCTAGAGAAGCATTCCTATTTGCATGGGAAACCCAAAAGGCCTGATAATGAGGACACGAAG GACATTGTAGTAGCTCATACAGATGACAGCACTCGTTTGAAAGACAATGAAAATGCAGTGGCAACCGATGCATTTTTTGATCTGCATGGATTGGAAATAAGGGTTCGAGCTGTTGAGAAGACATTGGTTGAAATGGAGCAGCTTGTGGTGAAGGAAAATGTGAACATGCATAGCAAACTTCAGGCGGCGATGCTACAGATTGAGGAGTTAAAGTCAGAGAGCAGCCGGCATAGAAGAAATTCAGCTCCTAAATCTGAAATCTTTGAGGCAGAAAATGGAATCCTCACCAAGGACATCATGCTTGACCGTGTATCTGAGTCTTCATCCTACAGAAATGGCAGGAGAGAGCAGGCTGAGTCGAATAATCTAGTTTTTGACCTATGGGATACTACCAGTCCTACTGTTAGTAAAGCAAAGTTGGATGATACTCCAAATGCTGATAATGATATCGATTTCCATAAACGTGTTATATCAGTGAAGAAAAAGTGTCAACATTCTACCTCAGATGTGCTAGATGAGAAGTACCCAGGTGAGGGCAAACTGAACATCTCAAAGAGATCAACGGAGTCCATTCAAGAGGGAAACAAGAGGAGGGTCTTACAGAGGCTTGATTCTGATGTGCAGAAATTAACTAACCTTCAGATCACAGTAGTAGACCTGAAGAGGGAACTTGAGATAACTGAGAAGGGAAAAAGGGGTAAAGCTGTAGCTGAGTCAGACACTCTCAAAGGACAGCTAAATGAAGCTGAGGCTGCTATTCACAAGTTATTTGATCTTACTGGTAAGTTGATGAAGAACATGGAAGACACCTTTGGTTCTGCTGATATGAAATCTGCACTGGAGTCTGAAGAGGTTGGAAATGTTAGTAGGAGGAGATATTCAGAACAGGCACGGGGAATATCCGAGAAAATTGGGCGACTGCAATTAGAAGTTCAGAAGTTGCAGTTTGTTTTACTGAAACTCAACGATGAAAGCAAAGGAAATAGCAGTAGGATCCCAGAGACAAAAAGAAGGGTTCTACTGCGAGATTATCTCTATGGCGGGGTTAGGAAAAGCAACAACAAGCGAAAGAAAGCACCATTTTGTGCATGCATCCAGCCTCCAACTCAGGGAGATTGA
- the LOC101264062 gene encoding sulfate transporter 3.1, with protein MGNAEYDEYSSSMKGEKNRKKHQVEIPAAQPFLKSLKNTVKETLFPDDPLRQFKNQPPLKKLILGLQYFFPIFEWAPRYTLDFFKSDLISGITIASLAIPQGISYAKLANLPPILGLYSSFVPALVYAVMGSSRDLAVGTVAVASLLIGSMLGEEVNPTQNPTLYLHLALTATFFAGLFEAALGIFRLGFIVDFLSHSTIVGFMGGAATVVILQQLKGILGLDHFTQSTDIISVLRSVFTQTHQWRWQSAVLGFCFLFYLLAARFFSQKRPKFFWVSAMAPLLSVILATILVYFTHAENHGVQVIGELKKGLNPISITDLSFGAPYLSIAIKTGIVTGVISLAEGIAVGRSFAMYKNYNIDGNKEMIAFGMMNIVGSCTSCYLTTGPFSRSAVNFNAGCKTAVSNIVMAVAVMVTLLVLTPLFHYTPLVVLSSIIVSAMLGLIDYNAAIHLWHVDKFDFLVCMSAYFGVVFASVEIGLVIAVALSLLRVLLYVARPRTLVLGNIPDSNIYRNVEQYPNTDIIVGVLILDLGAPIYFTNASYLRERISRWIDDEEDKLKSSGETLQYVILDMGAVGNIDTSGISMLEEVKRNLDRRDLKLVLANPGAEVMKKLNKSKFLETLGQEWIFLTVGEAVESCNYMLHSCKPKSGMDAPFSNNV; from the exons ATGGGTAATGCAGAGTATGATGAATATTCATCATCaatgaaaggagaaaaaaacagaaaaaaacaCCAAGTTGAAATTCCAGCAGCACAGCCATTTTTAAAGTCACTTAAAAACACTGTAAAAGAAACATTGTTTCCAGATGATCCCCTTAGGCAATTCAAGAAtcaaccaccattgaagaaATTGATACTTGGGcttcaatattttttcccaATTTTCGAATGGGCGCCTCGATATACCCTTGATTTCTTTAAATCTGATCTTATTTCTGGGATTACTATAGCTAGTCTTGCTATTCCTCAGGGAATTAGCTATGCTAAACTTGCCAATTTACCACCTATTCTTGGCCTAT ATTCTAGTTTTGTCCCAGCATTAGTGTACGCAGTAATGGGGAGTTCAAGAGATTTAGCAGTTGGAACAGTTGCTGTTGCATCACTTCTCATTGGTTCAATGTTAGGAGAGGAAGTTAATCCAACTCAAAATCCAACACTTTATCTTCATCTTGCATTAACCGCAACATTCTTTGCCGGACTATTTGAAGCCGCACTTGGCATTTTCAG GTTGGGATTCATTGTGGATTTTCTATCTCATTCAACTATAGTAGGATTCATGGGAGGAGCAGCCACAGTTGTAATACTCCAACAATTAAAGGGAATACTTGGTCTTGACCATTTCACTCAGTCCACTGATATTATTTCCGTCTTGCGTTCCGTTTTTACCCAAACGCATCAG TGGCGATGGCAAAGTGCGGTGTTGGGTTTCTGTTTCCTTTTCTACCTGCTCGCAGCTAGATTCTTC AGCCAGAAAAGACCCAAGTTTTTCTGGGTATCAGCAATGGCTCCGTTATTATCTGTCATACTGGCAACTATTCTTGTTTATTTCACCCATGCTGAAAATCACGGCGTTCAAGTG ATAGGGGAGCTGAAAAAAGGGTTAAATCCAATATCGATAACAgatttgtcatttggagctccTTATCTCTCTATTGCTATAAAAACTGGCATAGTCACGGGTGTCATTTCTCTTGCT GAAGGAATAGCAGTGGGAAGAAGTTTTGCAATGTACAAGAACTATAATATAGATGGAAATAAAGAAATGATTGCTTTTGGTATGATGAACATTGTTGGCTCTTGCACTTCTTGCTACCTCACTACTG GTCCATTTTCGCGATCGGCGGTGAATTTCAACGCAGGATGTAAAACAGCAGTATCAAACATAGTTATGGCTGTAGCGGTGATGGTTACACTATTGGTGCTAACTCCATTGTTCCACTACACTCCATTAGTGGTTTTATCTTCCATAATTGTTTCAGCCATGCTTGGACTCATTGACTATAATGCTGCAATTCATCTATGGCATGTCGATAAATTCGATTTCTTGGTCTGCATGAGTGCCTATTTTGGCGTTGTATTTGCCAGCGTCGAAATTGGCTTAGTCATTGCT GTTGCTTTATCTTTGTTAAGAGTGTTACTCTATGTAGCAAGGCCAAGAACACTAGTACTTGGTAACATTCCAGATTCTAATATTTATAGAAATGTTGAACAATATCCTAATACAGACATTATTGTTGGGGTTCTCATACTTGACCTTGGTGCACCCATTTACTTTACAAATGCTAGCTACTTAAGAGAGAg gATTTCAAGGTGGATTGACGATGAGGAAGACAAGTTAAAATCTTCAGGGGAGACATTACAATATGTTATACTTGACATGGGAG CTGTAGGCAACATTGATACTAGCGGAATTAGTATGCTAGAAGAAGTCAAGAGAAATCTTGATAGAAGAGATCTCAAG CTTGTATTGGCAAATCCAGGTGCAGAAGTAATGAAGAAATTGAACAAATCCAAATTCCTAGAGACATTAGGACAAGAATGGATATTTCTAACTGTTGGGGAAGCTGTGGAATCATGCAACTACATGCTTCACTCTTGTAAACCAAAATCCGGCATGGATGCTCCATTCAGCAATAACGTTTGA